A DNA window from Castanea sativa cultivar Marrone di Chiusa Pesio chromosome 7, ASM4071231v1 contains the following coding sequences:
- the LOC142642618 gene encoding tetrahydroberberine oxidase-like: protein MSSPILKNLPLLFFLILPVWSSTSNSTHESFLQCFSSHLQYSNSSLELVFTKNSSAYSSILNFTIRNLRFVNSSKPQFIITPFHESHVQAAVICSKKYDMQVRIRSGGHDYEGLSYVSDVVPFNIIDLVNLRSISIDIENKSAWVDSGATLGELYYNIAEKSKVYGFPAGSCPTVGVGGLFSGGGFGTIFRKYGLAADNVLDAKIVDVNGRLLNRTSMGEDLFWAIRGGGGSSFGVILSWQIRLVPVPPVVTTFNVQKTLEQGATKHFQKWQTVANKLHEDLFLHVVSGVANADSNGRKTIRLSFTCLFLGPVEKLLALMQDSFPELAVERNNCTEMSWIESVLYYAGFSTRDPLEVLLHRRPLTDIFMKAKSDYVQEPISNTGLEGLWQRLMEKEQSQLILSPYGGKMSQISDSETPFPHRFGNLYQIQYTITWDDDKETQEHLRWIRELYAYMAPYVSKSPREAYLNYRDLDLGENNTNNNTSYAQASTWGLKYFKNNFKRLVYVKTLIDPSNFFKNEQSIPVLPS from the coding sequence ATGTCAAGTCCAATACTAAAAAACCTTCCAttacttttctttctcattCTCCCAGTTTGGTCCTCAACTTCAAATTCAACTCATGAGAGCTTCCTGCAATGCTTTTCATCTCATTTACAGTATTCTAATTCAAGTTTGGAATTAGTCTTCACCAAGAATAGCTCTGCTTATTCATCCATCTTAAATTTTACCATACGAAACCTAAGATTCGTGAACTCTTCAAAACCACAATTTATCATTACTCCGTTTCACGAATCCCACGTCCAAGCAGCTGTAATTTGTTCCAAGAAATATGACATGCAAGTAAGAATCCGAAGTGGAGGCCATGACTATGAGGGCCTTTCTTATGTATCTGATGTTGTTCCATTCAACATCATTGATCTTGTCAATCTTCGGTCTATTAGCATCGATATAGAAAACAAGAGTGCATGGGTTGATTCTGGTGCAACTCTAGGAGAGTTATATTACAATATTGCAGAGAAAAGTAAGGTCTATGGCTTCCCAGCAGGGAGTTGTCCCACTGTGGGTGTTGGGGGACTCTTTAGTGGAGGTGGATTTGGTACCATTTTCAGAAAATATGGCCTAGCTGCTGATAATGTTTTGGATGCTAAGATAGTTGATGTTAATGGTAGACTACTAAACAGAACATCAATGGGAGAAGATCTCTTTTGGGCTATCAGAGGAGGGGGAGGGTCAAGTTTTGGAGTCATTCTCTCGTGGCAAATCAGGTTGGTTCCAGTACCACCAGTTGTAACTACTTTCAATGTCCAAAAGACCTTAGAACAAGGTGCAACTAAGCATTTCCAGAAGTGGCAAACCGTTGCAAATAAGCTTCATGAAGATCTTTTCCTCCATGTAGTTTCAGGAGTTGCTAATGCAGATTCAAATGGCAGAAAAACTATTCGACTTTCATTTACctgcttgtttcttggaccagTTGAAAAACTCCTCGCTTTGATGCAAGATAGTTTTCCTGAGTTGGCCGTGGAGCGCAACAATTGCACTGAAATGAGTTGGATAGAATCTGTTCTTTACTATGCTGGCTTCTCAACTAGGGATCCCTTAGAAGTTTTGCTTCATAGGAGACCACTAACAGATATCTTCATGAAAGCAAAATCAGACTATGTACAGGAACCCATTTCAAACACAGGGTTGGAAGGATTATGGCAAAGACTTATGGAAAAAGAGCAATCGCAGCTCATCTTATCACCTTATGGTGGAAAGATGAGTCAGATTTCAGATTCAGAAACACCTTTCCCACATAGATTTGGAAATTTATATCAAATCCAATATACAATCACTTGGGACGATGACAAAGAAACACAGGAACACCTCAGGTGGATAAGAGAGCTTTATGCCTACATGGCACCTTATGTTTCAAAGTCTCCAAGAGAGGCCTATTTGAACTATAGGGATCTTGACTTGGGGGAAAACAACACAAATAATAATACAAGCTACGCACAAGCAAGTACTTGGGGTTTGAAGTATTTCAAGAACAACTTCAAGAGACTAGTTTATGTAAAGACTCTCATTGATCCTAGTAACTTTTTCAAGAATGAGCAAAGCATCCCAGTGCTTCCATCTtga